A genomic region of Caulobacter sp. NIBR2454 contains the following coding sequences:
- a CDS encoding TraB/GumN family protein codes for MRRLIAGLAMALCLAPAISHAQELIDPEAILLDELIVEARLPGPAWWKVTDSDSTVYVLGAPSALPRGLAWDQTILKRRLDGANRLILPAAATAGLGDIGGLLALRKQARRDVQPLPPPLQARVEDAAVRLGTKGERYLEWRPVAGALMLLSDNRKAMRIDPAEPHKAIGKAAKKARVKAGRAATYEAVVLGRAVLAAPESAGLTCLDVALEEVEAGPVVFQATARAWAEGNVRAALDGRRSYDLCINGLPGMADQVNQANAAQAAAIAAALKTPGHSVAVMSLRSLVSQNGVLDRLRRDGLTVTTPDQ; via the coding sequence ATGCGTCGATTGATTGCGGGCCTGGCGATGGCCCTCTGCTTGGCGCCGGCTATCAGCCACGCCCAGGAACTGATCGATCCCGAAGCCATCCTGCTGGACGAGCTTATCGTCGAGGCGCGCCTGCCCGGTCCGGCCTGGTGGAAGGTCACCGATAGCGACAGCACGGTCTATGTGCTGGGCGCGCCTAGCGCCTTGCCCAGGGGGCTGGCCTGGGACCAGACGATCCTGAAACGCAGGTTGGACGGCGCCAACCGCCTGATCCTCCCGGCCGCGGCCACGGCGGGCCTTGGCGACATCGGCGGTTTGCTAGCCCTGCGCAAGCAGGCGCGGCGGGACGTGCAGCCCCTGCCGCCGCCGCTGCAGGCGCGGGTCGAGGACGCCGCCGTGCGTCTGGGCACGAAGGGCGAGCGGTATCTGGAATGGCGGCCGGTGGCCGGCGCTCTGATGCTGCTGTCGGACAACCGCAAGGCCATGAGGATCGACCCGGCCGAGCCGCACAAGGCCATCGGCAAGGCGGCCAAGAAGGCTCGAGTGAAGGCCGGTCGGGCGGCCACCTATGAGGCGGTGGTCCTGGGACGGGCGGTTCTGGCGGCGCCCGAGTCGGCGGGCCTGACCTGCCTGGACGTGGCGCTGGAGGAAGTCGAGGCCGGGCCGGTGGTGTTCCAGGCCACGGCCCGCGCCTGGGCGGAGGGGAATGTGCGCGCCGCCCTGGACGGCCGGCGCAGCTATGACCTGTGCATCAACGGCCTGCCGGGCATGGCCGATCAGGTGAACCAGGCCAACGCCGCCCAGGCCGCGGCCATCGCCGCGGCGCTGAAGACGCCGGGGCACAGCGTGGCGGTGATGAGCCTGCGCTCGCTGGTCAGCCAGAACGGCGTGCTGGACCGCCTGCGCCGCGACGGGCTGACGGTCACCACGCCTGACCAATGA
- the mutL gene encoding DNA mismatch repair endonuclease MutL: protein MPIRRLPPETVNRIAAGEVVERPASAIKELVENALDAGATRVEVEAHGGGLTRILVADDGCGLSPDELLLAVERHATSKLSPQEDGTWDLLRIATLGFRGEALPSIGSVARLSISSRAKGASDAHSLLVEGGAMGQPAPAAFPGPHGARVEVRDLFYATPARLKFMKSERSEAMAIAEEIKRQAMAHEAVGFTLDLDGKRVLRLSAEHPGPDGRLARLAAVLGRDFQDNAILIDQERDGVRLTGFAGLPTYSRGNAAHQYLFVNGRPVRDRLLQGALRAAYADYLARDRHPTAALYLELDPTQVDVNVHPAKAEVRFRDPALVRGLLIGALRHSLAAAGHRASTTVAAAALGGFRPQGGPSPAGFSAWSAGGWTPSAPQPHTGVLPGLTQVSARVEPSFGEVLEQAVAYADHSPASQPGYVDPIDHPLGAARAQLHETYVVAQTRDGIIIVDQHAAHERLVYERMKVEMAGGGVARQALLLPEVVELDPAEAERVVAKADELAEMGLIVEGFGPGAVLVRETPALLGETDAGALIRDIADDLSENGQALALKERMAEVCGTMACHGSIRAGRRLTGAEMNALLRQMEATPHSGQCNHGRPTYVELKLADIERLFGRR, encoded by the coding sequence ATGCCCATCCGCCGCCTCCCGCCCGAGACCGTCAACCGCATCGCCGCCGGCGAGGTGGTCGAACGCCCGGCCAGCGCCATCAAGGAGCTGGTCGAGAACGCCCTCGACGCCGGCGCCACGCGGGTCGAGGTCGAGGCTCACGGCGGCGGCCTGACCCGTATCCTGGTGGCCGACGACGGCTGCGGCCTGTCGCCGGACGAGCTGCTGCTGGCGGTCGAGCGCCACGCCACCTCCAAGCTGTCGCCGCAGGAAGACGGCACCTGGGATCTGCTGCGCATCGCCACCTTGGGTTTCCGGGGCGAGGCCCTGCCCTCCATCGGTTCGGTCGCCCGCCTGTCGATCTCCTCCCGCGCAAAGGGAGCGTCCGACGCCCACAGCCTGCTGGTCGAGGGCGGCGCCATGGGCCAGCCGGCCCCCGCCGCCTTCCCCGGCCCGCACGGCGCCCGGGTCGAGGTCCGCGACCTGTTCTACGCCACCCCCGCCCGGCTGAAGTTCATGAAGTCCGAGCGTTCGGAAGCCATGGCCATCGCCGAGGAGATCAAGCGCCAGGCCATGGCGCACGAGGCCGTCGGCTTCACCCTCGACCTCGACGGCAAGCGCGTCCTGCGCCTGTCGGCCGAGCATCCGGGACCGGACGGCCGGCTGGCCCGCCTCGCCGCCGTCCTGGGCCGCGACTTCCAGGACAACGCCATCCTGATCGACCAGGAGCGTGACGGCGTGCGCCTGACCGGTTTCGCCGGCCTGCCCACCTATTCGCGCGGCAACGCCGCCCACCAGTACCTGTTCGTCAACGGCCGCCCGGTCCGTGACCGGCTGCTGCAAGGGGCTTTGCGGGCGGCCTATGCCGACTATCTGGCCCGCGACCGCCATCCGACGGCGGCGCTCTATCTGGAGCTCGACCCGACCCAGGTGGACGTCAACGTCCATCCCGCCAAGGCCGAAGTGCGGTTCCGCGATCCCGCCCTGGTGCGCGGTCTGCTGATCGGCGCCCTGCGCCACAGCCTCGCCGCCGCCGGCCACCGTGCCTCGACCACCGTCGCGGCCGCGGCCCTGGGCGGCTTCCGGCCCCAGGGCGGCCCATCCCCCGCCGGCTTCTCGGCCTGGAGCGCCGGGGGCTGGACGCCTTCAGCCCCCCAGCCTCACACTGGCGTCCTGCCGGGCCTGACCCAGGTGTCCGCCCGGGTCGAGCCCAGCTTTGGCGAGGTGCTTGAACAGGCCGTCGCCTACGCAGATCATTCTCCCGCGTCCCAGCCCGGCTATGTCGATCCCATCGACCACCCGCTCGGCGCCGCGCGGGCGCAACTTCACGAGACCTACGTCGTCGCCCAGACCCGCGACGGCATCATCATCGTCGACCAGCACGCGGCCCACGAGCGCCTGGTCTATGAGCGGATGAAGGTCGAGATGGCCGGCGGCGGCGTCGCGCGCCAGGCCCTGCTGCTGCCGGAGGTGGTGGAACTCGATCCTGCCGAGGCCGAGCGCGTGGTCGCCAAGGCCGACGAGCTGGCCGAGATGGGCCTGATCGTCGAGGGCTTCGGCCCCGGCGCGGTGCTGGTGCGCGAGACCCCAGCCCTGCTGGGCGAGACGGACGCCGGCGCCCTGATCCGCGACATCGCCGATGACCTGTCGGAGAATGGCCAGGCCCTGGCCCTCAAGGAACGCATGGCCGAGGTCTGCGGCACCATGGCCTGCCACGGCTCCATCCGGGCCGGCCGCCGCTTGACCGGCGCCGAGATGAACGCCCTCCTGCGCCAGATGGAGGCCACCCCGCATTCCGGTCAGTGCAACCACGGCCGCCCCACCTATGTGGAGCTGAAACTGGCCGACATCGAGCGGCTGTTCGGAAGACGCTGA
- a CDS encoding YjhX family toxin, translated as MNISKPQQRTLHALAQGGRIQLVRDDRGAIIDAECLSHEGWRLGDCNLGVFKTLKKRGLIASHRGQPYRITREGLHRLRSQLDNRVSAKRW; from the coding sequence GTGAACATCTCCAAACCGCAGCAAAGGACGCTGCACGCGCTCGCACAAGGCGGGCGCATCCAACTCGTGCGCGACGACCGTGGCGCCATCATCGACGCCGAATGCCTCAGCCATGAGGGATGGCGCCTGGGCGACTGCAACCTCGGCGTCTTCAAGACCCTGAAAAAACGTGGCCTGATCGCCAGCCACCGCGGCCAGCCCTATCGCATCACCCGAGAAGGTCTGCACAGGCTGCGCTCGCAGCTCGACAACCGGGTTTCGGCCAAGCGCTGGTGA
- a CDS encoding SDR family NAD(P)-dependent oxidoreductase, translated as MTALASLPRPGRAVVVGASGGIGGAVAELIEASGLEVVRLSRSAARAEDRIDLEDEASIAAAAARLADDDIPIRLVFIASGLLQGEGLTPEKTFRALDPQMLAKAFQVNAIGPALAAKHFLPLLPKTGKSVFAALSARVGSIEDNRLGGWHAYRASKAALNQLIRTMAVETARLRPDAVLLALHPGTVDTGLSRPFQSGVAAEKLFTPAYSAARLLEVIDGTDAQSSGRLIAWDGTPIPF; from the coding sequence ATGACGGCCCTGGCCAGCCTTCCACGACCCGGGCGAGCGGTGGTGGTCGGGGCCTCCGGCGGGATCGGCGGGGCCGTGGCCGAGTTGATCGAGGCCAGCGGGCTGGAGGTCGTGCGCCTGTCACGCTCGGCCGCCAGAGCCGAGGACCGGATCGACCTTGAGGACGAGGCCAGCATCGCCGCCGCGGCCGCCCGCCTGGCCGACGACGATATCCCCATCCGCCTGGTCTTCATCGCCAGCGGCCTTCTGCAGGGCGAGGGGCTGACGCCGGAGAAGACCTTCCGCGCCCTTGATCCGCAGATGCTGGCCAAGGCGTTCCAGGTCAATGCGATCGGTCCCGCCCTGGCGGCCAAGCATTTCCTTCCCCTGCTGCCGAAAACCGGAAAGAGCGTTTTCGCCGCCCTGTCGGCGCGGGTGGGGAGCATCGAGGATAACCGGCTTGGCGGGTGGCACGCCTATCGCGCGTCGAAGGCCGCGCTGAACCAACTGATCCGGACGATGGCGGTGGAGACCGCGCGCCTGCGGCCCGACGCGGTGCTGCTGGCCCTGCATCCGGGTACGGTGGACACGGGCCTGAGCCGGCCGTTCCAGTCGGGCGTAGCGGCGGAGAAGCTGTTCACCCCCGCTTACAGCGCCGCGCGTCTGCTGGAGGTGATCGATGGGACGGATGCGCAAAGCAGCGGCCGCCTGATCGCCTGGGACGGAACGCCGATCCCCTTTTGA
- the rsmD gene encoding 16S rRNA (guanine(966)-N(2))-methyltransferase RsmD: MRIVSGTFRGKAISAPEGSATRPTSDRARQAVFNILEHADWSPGVRDLRVIDVFAGSGALGFEAISRGAAFCLFVETDEAARGAIRENVDAFGLFGNTRVHRRDATDLGQRPASAGAPFELAFLDPPYRKGLGEKALAGLLSGGWLAPGAVAMLEKGDDEPAPSVDGFELLDERKYGAAKVFFLRVI, translated from the coding sequence ATGCGGATCGTCTCGGGGACCTTTCGCGGCAAGGCCATATCCGCGCCGGAAGGCTCGGCCACGCGGCCGACTTCCGATCGCGCACGGCAGGCGGTGTTCAACATCCTGGAGCATGCCGACTGGTCGCCGGGGGTGCGCGACCTGCGGGTGATCGATGTGTTCGCAGGCTCGGGCGCTTTGGGCTTTGAAGCCATCTCGCGCGGGGCGGCCTTCTGCCTGTTCGTGGAGACGGATGAGGCGGCGCGCGGCGCGATCCGCGAGAACGTCGACGCCTTCGGCCTGTTCGGGAACACCCGCGTGCATCGTCGCGACGCCACGGACCTGGGCCAGCGCCCGGCCAGCGCCGGAGCGCCGTTCGAACTGGCCTTCCTCGACCCGCCGTATCGCAAGGGGCTGGGCGAGAAAGCCTTGGCCGGCCTGCTGTCCGGGGGCTGGCTGGCGCCCGGCGCCGTGGCCATGTTGGAGAAGGGCGACGACGAGCCGGCCCCTTCGGTGGATGGCTTCGAGCTGCTGGACGAGCGCAAGTACGGCGCGGCCAAGGTGTTCTTTCTGCGGGTGATCTGA
- a CDS encoding pseudouridine synthase, protein MNKKTYDPHLKDEAASGQGGDAGGERIAKALARAGVASRREVERLVEAGRVALNGIVLTHPAVKVGDKDILTVDGVVVGSAEPTRVFRYHKPVGLVTTHNDPKGRPTVFQALPKEIGRVISVGRLDLNSEGLLLLTNDGGLTRALELPSSGWPRRYRARAFGHTTQEKLDRLKNGITVEGVKYGPIEASLDKAKGPDNFGRNVWITVTLAEGKNREVRRVLEALDLKVNRLIRLAYGPFSLGTLAPGEVEEVGPRVIRELLAEHITPGSMPLGDRPAYRGSGAVVEADEPAPRRGGGKFERRAPGPEKRDDRKDSRRGPPRADDRRDDGPRKPGGRDFVPRRPRDEDERPRGPAARPGVKAGGFKKPFRAPGLETSDPRRADKSRKPRPGAAADAAADKPVYKAGWAKPKKKPSHAPKKPDGPKRPGPKKG, encoded by the coding sequence ATGAACAAGAAGACTTACGACCCCCACCTGAAGGACGAGGCCGCCAGCGGTCAAGGCGGCGACGCCGGCGGCGAGCGGATCGCCAAGGCCCTGGCCCGCGCGGGCGTGGCCTCGCGCCGCGAGGTCGAGCGCCTGGTCGAGGCCGGCCGCGTGGCCCTGAACGGGATTGTTCTGACCCATCCGGCCGTCAAGGTCGGCGACAAAGACATCCTGACCGTCGACGGCGTGGTGGTCGGCTCGGCCGAACCCACCCGCGTGTTCCGCTATCACAAGCCGGTCGGCCTGGTGACCACCCACAACGACCCCAAGGGGCGGCCGACGGTGTTCCAGGCCCTGCCCAAGGAGATCGGGCGGGTGATCTCGGTCGGGCGTCTGGATCTGAATTCCGAGGGCCTGCTGCTGCTGACCAATGACGGCGGCCTGACCCGCGCGCTGGAACTGCCGTCCAGCGGCTGGCCGCGCCGCTACCGCGCCCGCGCCTTCGGCCACACGACGCAAGAGAAGCTGGACCGCCTGAAGAACGGCATCACCGTCGAGGGCGTGAAGTACGGCCCCATCGAGGCCAGCCTGGACAAGGCCAAGGGCCCCGACAACTTCGGCCGCAACGTCTGGATCACGGTGACCCTGGCCGAGGGCAAGAACCGCGAAGTGCGCCGGGTGCTGGAAGCCCTGGACCTGAAGGTCAACCGCCTGATCCGCCTGGCCTATGGCCCGTTCTCGCTGGGCACGCTGGCGCCGGGCGAGGTGGAGGAGGTCGGGCCCCGGGTGATCCGCGAACTGCTGGCCGAGCACATCACGCCGGGCTCCATGCCCCTGGGCGACCGGCCGGCCTATCGCGGCTCCGGCGCGGTGGTCGAGGCGGACGAGCCCGCCCCCCGTCGCGGCGGCGGCAAGTTCGAGCGTCGCGCCCCTGGGCCGGAAAAGCGGGATGACCGCAAGGACAGCCGTCGCGGTCCGCCGCGCGCCGATGACCGCCGCGACGACGGCCCCCGCAAGCCGGGCGGTCGCGACTTCGTGCCCCGCCGCCCTCGCGACGAGGATGAGCGTCCGCGCGGCCCCGCCGCCCGTCCTGGTGTGAAGGCGGGGGGCTTCAAGAAGCCGTTCCGGGCGCCGGGCCTGGAGACCAGCGACCCGCGCCGCGCCGACAAGTCCCGCAAGCCCCGCCCAGGCGCAGCGGCGGACGCCGCCGCCGACAAGCCGGTCTACAAGGCCGGCTGGGCCAAGCCGAAAAAGAAGCCGAGCCACGCGCCCAAAAAGCCTGACGGCCCCAAGCGGCCGGGGCCGAAGAAGGGCTAG
- a CDS encoding nucleoside deaminase, protein MRKEPPDDQVALHDAMALALEQARAAAERGETPVGAVILDPATGEIVAAAGNGPIGAHDPTAHAEIAAMRIAAQKLGNYRLTGLTLVVTLEPCAMCAGAISHARIGRVVYGADDPKGGAVAHGPKFFEQPTCHWRPSVDAGIMADDSADLLRGFFKARRKTKGDAA, encoded by the coding sequence ATGCGCAAAGAACCGCCTGACGATCAAGTCGCCCTGCACGACGCCATGGCCCTTGCGCTGGAACAGGCGCGGGCCGCCGCCGAGCGTGGGGAGACCCCCGTGGGCGCCGTGATCCTCGATCCGGCCACGGGCGAGATCGTCGCCGCCGCCGGCAACGGCCCCATCGGCGCCCACGACCCCACCGCCCACGCCGAGATCGCCGCCATGCGCATCGCGGCGCAAAAGCTTGGCAACTATCGCCTCACCGGCCTGACCCTGGTGGTGACGCTGGAGCCTTGCGCCATGTGCGCCGGCGCCATCAGCCATGCCCGCATCGGCCGCGTGGTCTATGGCGCCGATGATCCCAAGGGCGGAGCCGTGGCCCATGGTCCGAAGTTCTTCGAACAGCCCACCTGCCACTGGCGGCCAAGCGTCGACGCCGGGATAATGGCGGACGACAGCGCCGACCTGCTGCGCGGCTTCTTCAAGGCTCGCCGGAAAACCAAGGGAGATGCAGCGTGA
- a CDS encoding DUF6265 family protein, whose product MKALTLITLLASAPAVQPVEELSWLVGSWTQKTAERDVVETWEPLASGVMKGVSVTKRPNRPDFVETTTITTEAAGPTFTATIPGQAPTAFVRLPGPPGEAVFENKAHDFPQRVIYRRCDEDLCAAIEGTVKGEPRRSEWRYRRMR is encoded by the coding sequence GTGAAGGCCCTGACCTTGATCACCCTGCTAGCCAGCGCACCAGCCGTTCAGCCCGTTGAGGAGCTGTCCTGGCTGGTCGGAAGCTGGACGCAGAAGACCGCCGAGCGGGATGTCGTCGAGACCTGGGAGCCGCTCGCCAGCGGCGTCATGAAAGGCGTGAGCGTCACCAAGCGGCCGAACCGGCCCGACTTCGTCGAGACCACGACGATCACCACCGAAGCCGCGGGCCCGACCTTCACCGCCACCATCCCCGGCCAGGCGCCGACGGCCTTCGTCCGCCTGCCCGGCCCGCCGGGCGAGGCTGTGTTCGAGAACAAGGCCCACGACTTCCCGCAACGCGTCATCTACCGCCGCTGCGACGAGGACCTCTGCGCTGCGATCGAGGGGACCGTGAAGGGCGAACCCCGGCGCTCTGAGTGGCGGTACCGGCGGATGCGGTAG
- a CDS encoding GNAT family N-acetyltransferase, with the protein MHLRATPLEGRYVRLEPVTPELRDELRGAVDCDPEAWEIMSTNGCGEGFDDWWGALQAETDRGERIAYAIRRLEDGKVVGTSSYLNMRPAHSGLEVGATFLHPDARSGPVNPEVKRLMLTHAFEAGAIRIEFMVDVRNARSQAAVLKLGASKEGVLRNHKITWTGHVRDTAVFSITDYDWPGVKQRLDFRLSEDFV; encoded by the coding sequence ATGCATCTGAGAGCCACCCCCCTCGAGGGCCGCTATGTGCGGCTCGAACCCGTCACCCCGGAACTGCGCGACGAACTGCGCGGGGCCGTCGATTGCGATCCCGAAGCCTGGGAGATCATGTCGACCAATGGCTGCGGCGAAGGCTTTGACGACTGGTGGGGCGCCCTCCAGGCCGAGACCGATCGCGGCGAGCGCATCGCCTACGCCATCCGGCGGCTGGAGGACGGCAAGGTGGTCGGCACGTCCAGCTACCTGAACATGCGCCCCGCCCATAGCGGGTTGGAGGTGGGGGCCACCTTCCTGCACCCCGACGCCCGGTCCGGCCCGGTGAACCCGGAAGTCAAACGCCTGATGCTGACCCACGCCTTCGAGGCCGGGGCCATCCGCATCGAGTTCATGGTCGACGTGCGCAACGCCCGCAGCCAGGCCGCGGTGCTGAAGTTGGGCGCCAGCAAGGAAGGCGTGCTGCGCAACCACAAGATCACCTGGACCGGCCACGTGCGGGATACGGCGGTGTTCTCGATCACCGACTACGACTGGCCGGGCGTCAAGCAGCGGCTGGATTTCCGGCTGAGCGAGGATTTCGTCTGA
- a CDS encoding acyl-CoA dehydrogenase family protein encodes MDFDISPKQRMFLDRVVAFMDEHIRPAVPEYEREMNVLGDERWKVVQVVEELKKKAKAAGLWNFFMPPHSGQTHVDDTFQFEGVQLTNLEYSLIAEQLGKIGFASEVFNCSAPDTGNMEVLMRYGTLEQKERWLRPLMNGEIRSAFLMTEPEVASSDATNIETRIERDGDHYVINGRKWWSSGVGDPRCKVAIVMGKTDPDNPSRHQQQSQVLVPLDAPGIEIVRMLPVFGYDDAPHGHAEVILKNVRVPVEEALILGEGRGFEIAQGRLGPGRIHHCMRTIGTAEVALEKMCKRLMSRKAFGKYISDHSVWEERIADARIDIEMCRLLCLKAADMMDKAGNKSARLEIAMIKVAAPRLALKIIDDAIQAHGGGGVTTDFGLAKAYAGIRTLRLADGPDEVHQRTIARMEYSKYGDLAARRRAEKDRDLEVAGIR; translated from the coding sequence ATGGATTTTGACATCTCCCCCAAGCAACGGATGTTTCTGGACCGCGTGGTCGCCTTCATGGACGAGCACATCCGCCCCGCCGTGCCGGAATACGAGCGCGAGATGAACGTCCTGGGCGACGAGCGCTGGAAAGTCGTTCAGGTCGTCGAGGAGCTTAAGAAGAAGGCGAAGGCCGCCGGCCTGTGGAACTTCTTCATGCCGCCGCACAGCGGCCAGACCCATGTGGATGACACCTTCCAGTTCGAGGGCGTGCAGCTCACCAACCTGGAATACAGCCTGATCGCCGAACAACTGGGCAAGATCGGCTTCGCCTCGGAGGTCTTCAACTGCTCGGCGCCCGACACCGGCAACATGGAAGTGCTGATGCGCTACGGCACGCTGGAGCAGAAGGAGCGCTGGCTGCGCCCGCTGATGAACGGCGAGATTCGCAGCGCCTTCCTGATGACCGAGCCGGAGGTGGCCTCGTCGGACGCCACCAACATCGAGACCCGCATCGAACGCGATGGCGACCACTACGTCATCAACGGCCGCAAGTGGTGGTCCTCTGGCGTGGGCGATCCGCGCTGCAAGGTCGCCATCGTCATGGGCAAGACCGATCCCGACAACCCCAGCCGCCACCAGCAGCAGAGCCAGGTCCTGGTTCCCCTGGACGCGCCGGGCATCGAGATCGTCCGCATGCTGCCGGTGTTCGGCTATGACGACGCCCCGCACGGCCACGCCGAAGTGATCCTCAAGAACGTCCGCGTGCCGGTCGAGGAAGCGCTTATCCTCGGCGAGGGTCGCGGCTTCGAGATCGCCCAGGGGCGGCTTGGCCCAGGCCGCATCCACCACTGCATGCGCACCATCGGCACGGCGGAAGTCGCGCTGGAAAAGATGTGCAAGCGCCTGATGAGCCGCAAGGCGTTCGGCAAGTACATCTCCGACCATTCGGTCTGGGAGGAGCGCATCGCCGACGCCCGCATCGACATCGAGATGTGCCGCCTGCTGTGCCTCAAGGCCGCCGACATGATGGACAAGGCCGGCAACAAGTCGGCCCGTCTGGAGATCGCCATGATCAAGGTCGCGGCCCCGCGCCTGGCCCTGAAGATCATCGACGACGCCATCCAGGCCCACGGCGGCGGCGGCGTGACCACCGACTTCGGCCTGGCCAAGGCCTATGCCGGCATCCGCACCCTGCGCCTGGCCGACGGCCCGGATGAGGTCCACCAACGCACCATCGCCCGTATGGAGTACTCGAAGTACGGCGATCTGGCCGCCCGCAGGCGCGCCGAAAAGGACCGCGACCTGGAAGTGGCGGGAATTCGGTAG
- a CDS encoding VOC family protein: MLDHLGFKVVDYKTARVFYDRVLASIGVVPLMDVTAEQSGSVAFCGYGRPAPAAPGGGPRAHFWLAQGDGMDKPNLGLHVAFSAQSRAQVDAFYETALAAGAKDNGAPGLRPHYHPNYYGAFVIDADGHNIEAVHHGAE; encoded by the coding sequence ATGCTCGACCATCTAGGGTTCAAGGTTGTCGATTATAAGACGGCGAGGGTGTTTTATGATCGTGTTCTGGCGTCGATCGGCGTCGTGCCGCTGATGGACGTGACCGCCGAGCAGAGCGGAAGCGTCGCCTTCTGCGGCTATGGCCGGCCGGCCCCGGCGGCCCCTGGGGGCGGCCCGCGGGCGCACTTCTGGCTGGCGCAGGGAGACGGCATGGACAAGCCAAACCTGGGCCTGCACGTGGCGTTTTCGGCGCAAAGCCGGGCTCAGGTCGATGCGTTCTACGAGACGGCGCTGGCGGCGGGCGCCAAGGACAACGGCGCGCCGGGCCTGAGGCCGCACTATCACCCCAATTATTATGGCGCGTTCGTCATCGACGCGGACGGCCACAATATCGAGGCGGTCCATCACGGAGCGGAGTAA
- the groES gene encoding co-chaperone GroES, whose protein sequence is MKFRPLGDRVLVKRVEEEEKTKGGIIIPDTAKEKPQEGEVIAVGPGARNDKGDLVALDVKAGDRILFGKWSGTEVKVDGQDLLIMKESDVLGVVEK, encoded by the coding sequence ATGAAGTTTCGTCCTCTTGGCGACCGCGTGCTCGTGAAGCGCGTCGAAGAAGAAGAGAAGACCAAGGGCGGGATCATCATCCCCGACACCGCCAAGGAAAAGCCGCAGGAAGGCGAAGTCATCGCCGTCGGCCCCGGCGCCCGCAACGACAAGGGCGATCTGGTCGCCCTGGACGTGAAGGCCGGCGACCGCATCCTGTTCGGCAAGTGGTCCGGCACCGAAGTTAAGGTCGACGGTCAGGACCTCCTGATCATGAAGGAAAGCGACGTCCTGGGCGTGGTCGAGAAGTAA